The following proteins are encoded in a genomic region of Alphaproteobacteria bacterium:
- a CDS encoding DUF2125 domain-containing protein — MSSKQNQSNATWGGRIVKSLLAILLLTIAFDFGKHFILKRTLENEIALSQGVITLDSMSISIWPFLQSHLILKNFHVNVSGTPLAATTVTIRQGWRDWRLAHIQAQDVKSAETLAIQDARGILDTAELRSRVKVSELVLTGINAKLPLLEFGGSRASFDFLYEMGSHQLSLKTDAPDLFFANGIEFGLSGEGTIDTKAPIHGKMDVKIRNIDKMLKELVTAGVIDASQAGLVTAGSEFLGKIGLHDLTLPLKIEDGEVFLGPVPLFKVGKS, encoded by the coding sequence GCAACTTGGGGAGGGCGCATTGTCAAGTCCCTCCTGGCAATCCTCCTTCTGACCATCGCCTTTGATTTTGGCAAACACTTCATTTTAAAAAGAACCCTGGAAAATGAAATTGCTCTTTCACAAGGGGTGATAACTCTTGATTCGATGTCCATCTCAATCTGGCCATTCCTTCAAAGTCATCTGATTTTAAAGAATTTTCATGTCAATGTGTCTGGAACACCTCTTGCCGCTACGACGGTTACCATTCGGCAAGGGTGGCGCGACTGGCGCCTCGCACATATCCAAGCACAAGACGTTAAATCCGCCGAGACGCTGGCCATTCAAGATGCCCGCGGGATTTTGGACACCGCAGAGTTAAGATCACGTGTGAAAGTCTCAGAGCTCGTCCTCACTGGCATCAACGCCAAACTCCCTCTTCTCGAGTTCGGGGGCTCCCGCGCCTCTTTTGATTTCCTTTATGAAATGGGGAGTCATCAACTCTCTCTAAAGACAGATGCGCCAGACCTCTTTTTTGCAAATGGTATCGAATTTGGGTTAAGTGGAGAAGGGACTATTGATACGAAAGCACCAATCCACGGTAAAATGGATGTGAAAATCCGAAATATCGATAAGATGTTGAAGGAATTGGTGACCGCTGGCGTTATTGATGCATCACAAGCGGGCCTTGTTACAGCGGGCAGCGAATTTTTAGGTAAAATTGGGCTTCATGACCTCACATTGCCTTTGAAAATCGAGGATGGGGAAGTGTTCTTAGGTCCGGTCCCCTTGTTTAAAGTGGGGAAATCTTAA